A portion of the Podospora pseudoanserina strain CBS 124.78 chromosome 2, whole genome shotgun sequence genome contains these proteins:
- a CDS encoding hypothetical protein (EggNog:ENOG503Q4X5) yields the protein MAINGPLKAVPGSAEYLESQLSGPELSCRHFPKYRAEEDHRYPSRLGFFSSDPEPKITYLDTKKLCIACLVAAVPDGFNYIPPSTPATSAPLPIKAPELPSQAFQAGHHRLNRGSQPVPTPSHLIAPPVSIDLAQSPWLQHGWNWMKSQRKPFYVDALYPLDDRLPIVRATVTRDAEIATHSGTPYAGQIITLNSTVLQTEFQQSTVTSTIKQVTVKKKEIEDGKQKKTATSTTKAKPQDTNRGPKSTSSDIPPVPTPKVAANLQNDLGPRSPNTVSLSKASSKEATSTSISSKTVSTTGSVQSKPRNGTSNTKLKAETGLKSEGWVKSGAHSSAASSVIPTAKITEERHIPSSITNWQDLMMPISQPTPGLDTKAAAGNVVNTGASLAGKISLGQAKPPGKDMANLTQAASATAAARTTITQTQQSTSSSSQRYLAKNWSRHDPIPFQDNSHIPPLKAYKRTAGIQGQASEFLPLEKLLPKGTVVASDEDISTFQFPDKASGPLQKILMSIPQTSHAPTGGPSVSRQFIDSLLSTTTSTVQTSASMVQTRGVVGLDGRQGPGQKLPTAQGAKTTSLRQTVGQAIGGLTSTKATMPLPTKAPAQPSIPGSQAVQTAASGIFAAAKQTISSKEQTRSAPKEDKDKTKQRVPPVAAKPSQVKESSGAVKKNSDTKSKETKVKTEQTKTSSTLTASANKTSTSSKDTSESTKAKKEISSAETKTRGANKRSGGGDGKSLVGSGLNKLKDVVAAVAEDSAGLHEPKSKQDGGKDNKTVKSDAKKKATHGVKKEVKSKVKQGIKKDSKTAKPPKTSGNKSIKESKGKEKVKKSMASTKSESRSVSKRQEMKSKTIKTKTTTTKAGEKTEKKTEEETEEDTEDETEEDTEDETEEDTEDETEEENEDESEDESEDESGEETEDESGDESEDKTESEEKSTSESSGHKKLSDVKKGSTGNNDDPDGFKEDGDSDFSNPNAKRKEQSADPKDPEDPTNASKGSNEEQSSKADNLDTTKKNAVDDDDAAANKASTADGPSDTQLFSITRDQAEENSKSQESSTENGSCHAKEASSEEKAATSTASKSEDTRSTTVKTQDNTVTSTSYEASTKETLSTSNEVLTTGEPPATPQRSVPDSSSTVDQRISEPTKADKSSGSAVLAGAAVTGAAVIAGAVIYHNITNNSSTTINVDQSSHNHQIEAAQQGEGDTDSDNNDQHSVQGAQDSDVEQHDGYNSKGENDQLSGNDTDSDNGRGNDTDSNSGEHNANDSDNDEEVDNGSQAGFDTQSVDGSQQGEHDSDDNDNHHKSDDGSDNEGDSEGNIESGGDGESDNEGNMAGEEGSFKGYASSDDGHRKSDDEGGSNDDDGDENEDDSQRSSVSGDDDDNQSHNRWGNQDSDEEQNNGSDADGNGEENEWGDDTQSQVSGDGDDDDNDAQSVSGQSSGGGSNHTGTANSKDGNGDGDDDEDGYGYHNDSGDEPAGDGDDRSLNQDSDALQDDDNELDDDNEQDDDDEQDDDNEQDDDNEQDDEAEDDEAEDDEAEDDEAEDDEAEDDEAEDDGVEDDGVEDEYGQDKGDEQDDENYEYGQNEEYGQDYEDGQDGDGNGYEEDYMY from the exons ATGGCAATCAACGGCCCTCTGAAAGCAGTACCCGGCTCGGCAGAGTACCTGGAGTCTCAGTTGAGTGGTCCAGAGCTTAGCTGCCGGCACTTTCCCAAGTACCgtgccgaggaggaccaCCGCTACCCGAGTCGTCTTGGCTTTTTCTCTTCCGATCCCGAGCCCAAGATTACCTACCTTGACACCAAGAAGCTCTGCATTGCCTGTCTCGTAGCCGCAGTCCCAGACGGATTCAACTACATCCCTCCTTCAACGCCAGCAACGTCAGCGCCCCTGCCAATCAAGGCACCAGAGTTACCTTCACAGGCATTCCAAGCTGGTCATCATCGTCTCAACCGAGGGTCTCAACCGGTGCCCACGCCCAGTCACCTCATTGCCCCACCTGTGTCAATCGACTTGGCACAGTCGCCATGGCTTCAACATGGTTGGAACTGGATGAAGAGCCAACGGAAGCCATTTTACGTCGATGCGTTGTACCCTTTGGATGATCGGCTACCTATCGTCAGGGCAACAGTCACGAGAGATGCTGAAATAGCTACCCATTCGGGGACCCCGTACGCTGGTCAAATCATCACTCTCAATTCAACCGTTTTGCAAACAGAGTTTCAACAATCTACCGTGACTTCGACGATAAAACAAGTCACGgtcaaaaagaaagaaatcgAAGATGGAAAACAGAAGAAAACCGCAACGTCGACAACCAAGGCGAAACCTCAAGACACGAATCGCGGTCCCAAGTCCACCTCCTCAGACATTCCGCCAGTGCCAACGCCAAAGGTCGCTGCGAACCTTCAGAATGATTTAGGACCTCGCTCTCCCAATACAGTTTCTCTGAGCAAGGCATCCAGCAAAGAAGCAACTTCAACAAGCATCAGTTCAAAGACTGTCAGCACTACGGGCTCCGTCCAGTCGAAGCCTCGTAACGGTACGTCGAATACGAAGCTAAAGGCAGAAACCGGCTTGAAGTCAGAGGGTTGGGTAAAGTCTGGGGCTCACAGTTCTGCTGCATCATCTGTCATACCAACCGCGAAGATCACAGAGGAGCGCCATATCCCCTCGTCGATTACCAACTGGCAAGACTTGATGATGCCCATATCCCAGCCAACTCCTGGCCTGGATACCAAAGCCGCGGCTGGAAACGTTGTCAACACCGGGGCAAGTCTCGCTGGCAAGATATCCCTGGGACAAGCCAAACCTCCTGGAAAGGACATGGCCAACCTTACACAG gcagcctcagcaacagcagccgcaCGGACAACCATCACCCAGACGCAACAGTCAACATCTTCGTCAAGTCAACGTTATCTTGCAAAGAACTGGAGCCGCCACGACCCTATCCCGTTTCAAGACAACAGCCACATACCACCTCTGAAGGCCTACAAACGTACCGCAGGAATACAGGGGCAAGCTAGCGAATTTCTGCCTTTAGAGAAGCTATTGCCCAAGGGCACTGTTGTCGCATCCGATGAGGATATTTCCACGTTCCAATTCCCAGACAAGGCCTCTGGTCCTCTGCAGAAGATCTTGATGTCCATTCCTCAGACATCACATGCCCCCACCGGCGGCCCATCCGTGTCACGACAATTTATCGACAGTCTCTTGTCAACTACAACATCCACAGTTCAGACAAGTGCTTCTATGGTCCAGACGAGAGGGGTTGTCGGCTTGGATGGACGCCAGGGCCCTGGTCAAAAACTGCCAACGGCGCAGGGAGCCAAGACAACATCTCTCCGACAGACAGTTGGTCAAGCCATTGGTGGTCTTACCTCCACAAAGGCAACGATGCCCTTGCCAACCAAAGCACCGGCTCAGCCATCTATCCCCGGATCACAAGCAGTGCAGACAGCTGCGTCAGGTATTTTCGCTGCTGCAAAACAGACCATCAGCTCAAAAGAACAAACCCGGAGTGCCCCCAAAGAGGACAAAGATAAGACCAAACAAAGAGTTCCGCCTGTCGCTGCTAAGCCATCGCAAGTCAAGGAGTCTTCAGGGGCAGTCAAGAAGAACAGTGACACCAAGTCTAAAGAGACAAAGGTGAAGACAGAACAGACCAAgacatcctccaccctcaccgcctcTGCCAATAAAACATCCACGAGTTCCAAAGACACAAGCGAGTCtaccaaggccaagaaggaaatTTCTAGTGCTGAGACGAAGACGCGTGGTGCGAACAAGCGGAGCGGGGGCGGGGACGGGAAGTCTCTGGTGGGCTCTGGGCTGAATAAGTTGAAGGACGTTGTAGCCGCAGTTGCGGAAGACTCCGCCGGTCTCCACGAGCCCAAGTCCAAGCAAGATGGAGGCAAGGATAACAAGACTGTAAAGAGCGATGCTAAAAAGAAGGCTACCCATGGGGTGAAGAAAGAGGTCAAAAGCAAGGTCAAGCAAGGGATCAAGAAAGACAGCAAGACGGCTAAGCCTCCAAAGACAAGCGGCAACAAGTCTATCAAGGAGTCGAAAGGAAAGGAGAAAGTCAAAAAGAGTATGGCGTCTACGAAGTCAGAGTCTCGAAGTGTCTCCAAGAGGCAAGAGATGAAGAGCAAGACAATAAAGACAAAGACTACCACTACTAAGGCTGGGGAGaagacggagaagaagaccgaggaggagactgAAGAGGATACGGAAGATGAGACTGAAGAGGATACGGAAGATGAGACTGAAGAGGATACCGAGGATGAGACTGAAGAGGAGA atgaggatgagagcgaggatgagagtgaggatgagagTGGGGAAGAGACTGAGGATGAGAGTGGAGATGAGAGTGAAGATAAGACTGAGAGTGAGGAGAAGTCCACCAGTGAGTCATCAGGCCATAAAAAATTGTCAGACGTTAAAAAGGGATCAACTGGCAACAACGACGACCCAGATGGCTTTAAGGAGGATGGTGACTCTGATTTTTCAAATCCGAACGCCAAGAGAAAGGAACAATCAGCAGATCCCAAAGACCCTGAGGACCCAACCAATGCCTCAAAGGGTTCTAATGAGGAGCAATCCTCCAAGGCCGACAATCTGGACACCACTAAGAAGAATGCtgtcgatgacgacgatgcaGCCGCCAACAAAGCTTCGACTGCGGATGGACCATCAGATACGCAGCTATTTTCAATCACCAGAGACCAAGCCGAGGAGAATTCAAAGTCTCAAGAGTCTTCCACCGAGAACGGATCTTGCCATGCCAAGGAGGCTTCATCTGAAGAAAAAGCCGCAAcatccaccgccagcaaGAGCGAAGATACAAGATCCACCACTGTCAAAACCCAAGACAACACTGTCACGTCAACCAGTTATGAGGCTTCCACCAAGGAGACCCTTTCTACCAGCAACGAAGTATTGACCACCGGCGAGCCTCCGGCCACGCCTCAGCGATCAGTCCCTGACAGCTCCTCTACCGTGGATCAGAGGATCAGTGAACCGACAAAAGCTGACAAGTCATCCGGTTCTGCCGTTCTAGCTGGAGCTGCGGTAACTGGTGCTGCGGTAATAGCTGGTGCAGTCATTTACCATAACATCACAAACAACAGTTCAACCACCATAAACGTTGATCAGTCTTCGCACAACCACCAAATTGAAGCTGCTCAacaaggagagggagacaCTGATAGTGATAACAACGATCAACACTCTGtacaaggagctcaagacaGTGATGTTGAGCAGCATGATGGTTATAATTCGAAAGGTGAAAACGATCAACTCAGCGGCAACGACACTGATAGCGATAACGGACGTGGGAATGACACCGACAGCAATAGCGGAGAACATAACGCAAACGACTCAGACAAcgatgaagaggttgacaATGGGAGCCAAGCGGGCTTCGACACCCAAAGCGTCGATGGGTCCCAACAGGGAGAGCACGACAGCGACGACAATGATAACCACCACAAAAGCGACGACGGTAGTGACAATGAGGGTGACAGCGAAGGTAATATCGAAtcgggaggagatggagagagtGATAACGAAGGAAACAtggcaggcgaggaaggaagTTTCAAAGGTTATGCCTCAAGTGATGATGGGCACCGAAagtcggatgatgagggtggctccaacgatgacgatggggaCGAAAATGAAGACGATTCTCAGAGGTCGAGTGTTtctggggatgatgatgacaaccAGAGCCACAATAGATGGGGAAATCAAGATAGCGACGAGGAGCAGAACAATGGGAGTGATGCGGATGGCAATGGTGAAGAAAACGAATGGGGAGATGACACACAGAGCCAAGtcagtggtgatggtgacgatgatgacaatgacGCCCAGAGTGTCAGCGGGCAGAGCTCTGGAGGCGGCTCTAACCACACCGGAACGGCTAATAGCAAGGATGGAAacggggatggagatgacgatgaggatggataCGGGTATCACAATGACAGTGGAGATGAACCcgctggagatggtgatgaccgAAGTCTGAACCAAGATAGCGATGCCTTGCAGGACGATGACAATGAGCTGGACGACGATAATGAGcaggacgacgatgatgagcagGACGATGATAATGAGCAGGACGACGATAATGAACAGGATGATGAagcggaggatgatgaagcggaggatgatgaagcagaggatgatgaagcagaggatgatgaagcagaggatgatgaagcggaggatgatggagttgaggatgatggagttGAGGATGAGTACGGGCAGGATAAGGGCGATGAGCAAGATGATGAGAATTATGAATATGGGCAGAATGAGGAGTACGGGCAGGACTATGAAGATGGGcaagatggtgatggcaaCGGATATGAAGAAGACTATATGTACTAG